The following is a genomic window from Thermoplasma sp. Kam2015.
TCCATTTATATCCTTGTACTCGATCTCACGTTCCAGAAACCGCTGCGCTAGACCGGCCAAGACCATCAAGATCTCCGGTACTCCTATGTTCTTCTTCGCGCTTACCGGTACGATCGCTACAGTTTTCGTGAAATCAGATATCCTATCAAATCTATCCGAATTTAGACCGAATTCGTAGAGTTTGTTCATTATATTGTATACTCTATTCTCAAGCTCGTTGACGTATTCTGGCCTCTGCTTTCTGATGAATTCGGTGAACAATGTTGTCTTTACATCGGTGAAAAACGGTATGAGATCGATCTTATTTGCCGCTATGATGAATGGTGTCTTGAACTTCTTCAATATATCTATGGACTCCACGGTCTGTGGCATTATTCCCTCGTTTATGTCTATCACAAGGATGGCGAGATCGGCAAGTGCCCCGCCCCTTGCACGCATATTGGAGAAAGCCACATGGCCAGGGGTATCGATAAATAGAAGCCCAGGTATCTTAAGCCCTTTTGTATTGAGTTTCTCAGTTTCCCTGAGTATCGTGCTTATGTCAACAGTCGTTGCTGCTATTCTCTGCGTTATTCCTCCAGGTTCCTTGCTGGCAACAGAGGTACCCCTTATGAGATCCAGCAGTGTGGTCTTACCATGATCCACATGACCCAGAACGCAGACGATTGGCTGTCTCAGTTTAGAGGCAGCCTGACTAGTAGATGACTTCGTCGCCATAGGACCATTCTACTATTTCTTTTTCATTGAAAAATATAGGCACCTCGTGAGAATAGGCCTCAGGAGAGTCAGAAGCGTGTATGATGTTCTTCTCGATGCCCATTGAAAAATCACCGCGTATAGTCCCTGGCTGAGCCTTTGAACCATCTGTGGATCCTGCCATCAGTCTGACTATCTCAATTGATTTCGGACCCTCGAGTATCATGGCGACTATCGGTCCAGATGTTATATAGTTC
Proteins encoded in this region:
- the ndk gene encoding nucleoside-diphosphate kinase yields the protein MTERTLVLLKPDAVKRRLIGRIISRLEDKGLKIIALKFMQMTKEQAENHYSVHRSKPFFKDLVNYITSGPIVAMILEGPKSIEIVRLMAGSTDGSKAQPGTIRGDFSMGIEKNIIHASDSPEAYSHEVPIFFNEKEIVEWSYGDEVIY